One Candidatus Babeliales bacterium DNA window includes the following coding sequences:
- the rsmA gene encoding 16S rRNA (adenine(1518)-N(6)/adenine(1519)-N(6))-dimethyltransferase RsmA, with product MSKRTPFKENFFKNQRQEPRKKKEFGQHFLRKNSTVDNMISAVKVTPETTVLEIGCGDGFLTHAILEQTRCKKLICYEIDPEWIEVVRKKISDPRLEIRHKNFLEITQEEFQIEAPWVVLANVPYQITFPIFFTFVKHKQFINEGVVMIQEEVAQKIVAKQGRGYNPTSLLLQHHFEVALMEKVEPEAFTPPPKVHSRLLYFKPKAAVTPILNEEAFWKFAKLCFASPRRTLANNLKQAHYALEKFDEATLKLRAQQISFVELLEIWQRLQS from the coding sequence ATGAGCAAAAGAACCCCATTCAAAGAAAACTTCTTCAAAAATCAGCGACAAGAACCTCGCAAGAAAAAAGAATTTGGTCAGCATTTTTTGCGCAAAAATTCTACGGTAGACAACATGATCAGCGCCGTAAAGGTAACGCCAGAAACAACCGTTCTTGAAATTGGTTGCGGCGATGGCTTTTTAACGCACGCTATTTTGGAGCAAACACGCTGCAAAAAATTGATCTGTTATGAAATTGACCCTGAATGGATTGAAGTGGTGCGCAAAAAAATTAGCGACCCGCGCCTTGAGATCAGGCACAAAAATTTTCTTGAAATCACACAAGAAGAATTTCAAATAGAAGCGCCATGGGTAGTTCTTGCAAACGTGCCCTACCAAATTACCTTTCCCATATTTTTTACCTTCGTAAAACATAAGCAGTTTATTAACGAAGGCGTTGTTATGATTCAGGAAGAGGTTGCTCAAAAAATTGTTGCCAAGCAAGGCCGAGGCTACAACCCCACTAGCTTGCTACTGCAACACCACTTTGAAGTCGCTTTGATGGAAAAGGTTGAACCAGAAGCATTCACGCCACCGCCAAAAGTTCACTCACGTCTTTTGTACTTCAAACCAAAGGCAGCGGTAACCCCAATCTTGAACGAAGAAGCGTTTTGGAAATTTGCCAAGCTCTGCTTTGCTTCACCACGTCGCACGCTGGCAAACAATTTAAAACAAGCTCATTATGCGCTTGAAAAGTTTGACGAAGCCACACTCAAGTTACGCGCTCAACAAATTTCTTTTGTTGAATTACTTGAAATTTGGCAACGCTTGCAAAGCTAA
- a CDS encoding serine/threonine protein phosphatase, whose translation MKKLLFLLVLSFSYLQVSAVDQYSTLTQWSTACFEKLPEYDHSCQREAMAPGANLAKIYQTPLTAKQFKQKMHEFVTASQKELQQQDLWLGGNAPQDSLFDVTLDHSHEFEHAYIQKLVIPAQSNVCFMGDYHGSIHSLLRNIWRLVVAGYLNDNFTLNDDVYLIFLGDFVDRGRYGAEVWYTLMQLKLANWNKVHLVRGNHETCGISERFGFLGWGAKKQLGEVCNKFEDQAEKKRFEHGEVGKKILNLYHFLPFALFLSAGYEFVQCCHAGIALNDAGNDFYDVNSFLRSDKIFTTISSKQEGFQWSDFVQEFSMWQAPAGWQAGARGTQFGVTADVSAAHIYLKKNNLKAFFRGHQDQSFGCKMLFEDARDVLKVLDKGAYPNGPYHWQHVVSGIDRYDSRGFLINNYAPIFTFTSASEGQGLPFDCFGLVHVGDGCYENWRLKVCETSLLPERNGKFVALGQPTNDLLNTRSICDQFLKVQWVTSPFARFQHQAIFENIFKKSCFFDFA comes from the coding sequence ATGAAAAAGTTGTTATTTTTGCTAGTGCTCAGTTTTTCTTATCTTCAGGTCAGCGCGGTTGACCAGTATTCAACACTTACTCAGTGGTCTACTGCCTGCTTTGAAAAGCTCCCAGAGTACGATCATTCCTGCCAGCGGGAGGCAATGGCCCCCGGTGCGAATTTGGCAAAAATTTACCAAACGCCACTGACTGCGAAACAATTCAAACAAAAAATGCATGAGTTTGTTACAGCCAGTCAAAAAGAGCTTCAACAGCAAGATTTGTGGCTTGGTGGCAATGCACCACAAGACAGCCTTTTTGATGTTACCCTTGATCACTCACATGAGTTTGAGCATGCATATATTCAAAAGTTAGTTATCCCTGCCCAGAGCAACGTCTGTTTTATGGGCGATTATCACGGTAGCATTCATTCACTTTTGCGTAATATTTGGCGTTTGGTAGTAGCTGGTTATCTTAACGATAACTTTACATTGAACGATGACGTTTATCTGATCTTTTTGGGTGATTTTGTAGACCGTGGGCGCTATGGCGCTGAAGTGTGGTATACATTGATGCAGCTCAAGTTGGCAAATTGGAACAAGGTGCACTTGGTTCGTGGTAACCACGAAACGTGTGGCATTAGTGAACGTTTTGGCTTTTTGGGGTGGGGTGCTAAAAAACAGCTGGGTGAGGTGTGCAATAAGTTTGAAGACCAGGCCGAAAAGAAAAGATTCGAGCACGGCGAGGTTGGTAAGAAAATTTTGAATTTATATCACTTTTTGCCGTTCGCTTTGTTTTTGAGCGCTGGTTATGAGTTTGTGCAGTGCTGCCATGCTGGCATTGCGCTCAACGACGCTGGTAATGATTTTTATGATGTAAACTCTTTTTTACGATCAGACAAAATTTTTACCACAATTTCGAGCAAACAAGAAGGTTTTCAGTGGAGTGATTTTGTGCAAGAGTTTTCGATGTGGCAAGCACCTGCTGGTTGGCAAGCTGGCGCGCGTGGGACCCAATTTGGTGTTACTGCTGACGTTAGCGCTGCGCATATTTATTTAAAAAAGAATAATTTAAAAGCATTTTTCCGCGGCCATCAAGATCAGTCGTTTGGCTGTAAAATGCTTTTTGAAGATGCGCGCGATGTACTAAAAGTTCTTGATAAAGGGGCTTATCCAAATGGTCCTTATCATTGGCAGCATGTTGTCTCTGGTATTGATCGTTATGATTCTCGTGGCTTTCTCATTAACAACTATGCCCCCATTTTTACGTTTACGTCGGCTTCTGAAGGCCAAGGTTTGCCCTTTGACTGTTTTGGCCTTGTGCACGTTGGCGATGGTTGCTATGAAAATTGGCGCTTAAAAGTTTGTGAAACAAGTTTATTGCCTGAGCGTAATGGCAAGTTTGTTGCGCTTGGCCAACCAACCAATGATTTGTTGAATACTCGATCCATCTGTGATCAGTTTCTCAAAGTTCAGTGGGTAACTTCTCCCTTTGCCCGTTTTCAGCATCAAGCAATTTTTGAAAATATATTTAAAAAGAGCTGTTTTTTTGACTTTGCCTGA
- a CDS encoding ubiquitin carboxyl-terminal hydrolase produces the protein MKKILALSVVLLASFSLEGKNRGLENKGNTCFLNTALQPLSHLRPFNEWLAKNITAYQPGSLAQQYVNLVEELRKPDTSAVDPESFTENSKTTLGLNAGYNQEDTEEFFTKFIDNINSNNQYTNNLQTTLAHAGALPFVIEQFIEYLRINPYDIKKINSRLKNSNKFQDTSQFTAKQKKNTYKLLASNAPIWTSLEKDISKLQDLVSSFPLLTITTWHHKDKKLHSTTKHESTKFLQLPIRNPGGTNYDSLQQCLDEYLSVEKMDGHNQWYCSQCISYIDAEKKISFQSPPHNLIFSYQRSFWSFSTGAIKLNNIIEAPLSLQLQEEHALESPITYNLVGFGYHHGGPGGGHYYAYCFDGKDWYCYNDSSVSGPITNIESILNTQGTYTLYYEIDISDEKRLPLKQQPGKVFSFKFFAPTSTSTTPPSTTPPSKTPPSTITPPPSKTTPPKPPKPSTPPKKNRGLINVGNTRFLNASVQALSHLTYFNEWLERNKNAYPPKSLWKQYYDITQDLGKPISDAINPNKFAEACRKILKLNENNIQEDAEEFISKFFGRIMETNRYKGSIETILKKKKIIEKPFFTTLFYSPLNLPDFKFDTQDEEIWDTIHSSVKPFQEIIFSFPILQSTIKDEHTSKISAPKYEPATIISLPVKNQSGQKLKTLANCLTEFFATEYIDDKDTSGTSIKLEKTTSFLSSGKNLIFAFKKYEWTGTTIKKINTAINVPLTLQIGTEIGVSTPITYNLVAFICHRGGAGGGEYRAYGCLDGTNWFKYHDEKVTGPIADIQKIVNGKETYLLFYEINEKYIDKLPTPAPLKGGMSQLKRALATLKTKLVDLTQELAKLA, from the coding sequence ATGAAGAAGATTTTGGCACTAAGTGTGGTGCTATTGGCTAGCTTTTCTTTGGAAGGCAAAAACCGAGGGTTAGAAAACAAAGGGAATACCTGCTTTCTCAACACCGCCCTACAACCATTGTCACACTTAAGACCTTTTAATGAATGGCTTGCAAAAAATATTACAGCCTATCAACCAGGATCATTGGCTCAACAATACGTCAATCTTGTTGAAGAGTTAAGAAAACCTGATACGTCTGCAGTGGATCCAGAATCATTTACAGAAAATTCCAAAACAACCCTGGGGTTGAATGCTGGATATAATCAAGAAGATACTGAAGAGTTTTTCACGAAATTTATTGATAACATCAATAGCAACAATCAATACACCAACAACTTGCAAACAACTCTAGCACATGCAGGAGCGCTACCATTCGTCATTGAACAATTCATTGAATACCTCAGAATCAATCCCTACGACATAAAAAAAATCAACTCCCGCTTAAAAAACAGTAATAAATTTCAAGATACATCCCAATTCACTGCAAAGCAAAAAAAAAATACCTATAAACTTCTTGCAAGCAATGCACCAATCTGGACCAGTCTTGAAAAAGATATTTCTAAACTACAAGACCTTGTAAGCTCTTTTCCACTGCTGACCATAACAACATGGCACCACAAGGACAAAAAACTACACTCAACGACCAAGCACGAAAGTACAAAATTTTTGCAACTTCCCATCAGAAATCCCGGAGGTACTAATTACGACTCTCTCCAGCAATGCCTCGATGAATACCTATCAGTCGAAAAAATGGACGGTCACAATCAGTGGTATTGCTCACAATGCATCTCATACATTGATGCAGAGAAAAAAATAAGCTTTCAAAGTCCACCACATAACCTTATATTCTCTTACCAAAGATCATTTTGGAGTTTCTCAACAGGAGCAATAAAACTTAACAACATCATTGAAGCTCCTTTGTCATTACAACTCCAAGAAGAACACGCTCTTGAATCGCCAATCACCTACAATCTCGTCGGTTTTGGATATCATCACGGCGGCCCAGGAGGTGGACACTACTACGCCTACTGCTTTGATGGCAAAGACTGGTACTGTTACAACGATAGCTCAGTCAGCGGACCAATAACCAACATTGAATCGATACTTAACACACAAGGAACCTACACACTTTATTATGAAATTGATATAAGTGACGAAAAGAGATTACCACTTAAACAACAACCAGGGAAAGTTTTTTCATTTAAATTTTTTGCACCAACTTCAACTAGCACCACACCGCCAAGTACCACTCCTCCCTCAAAGACTCCTCCTTCAACCATCACCCCCCCACCTTCAAAAACCACACCACCAAAACCACCAAAGCCATCAACGCCCCCCAAAAAAAATAGAGGCTTAATTAATGTTGGTAACACGCGCTTTTTAAATGCTTCAGTACAAGCGCTTTCGCATTTAACGTACTTTAACGAGTGGCTTGAAAGAAATAAGAACGCATACCCACCTAAATCCCTTTGGAAGCAGTATTACGACATAACACAAGATCTTGGAAAGCCTATCTCAGATGCTATTAATCCAAATAAATTTGCCGAAGCATGTAGAAAAATTTTAAAGCTTAATGAAAATAACATTCAAGAGGATGCTGAAGAATTTATTAGCAAATTTTTTGGCAGAATAATGGAAACTAATCGTTACAAAGGATCTATAGAAACAATATTAAAAAAGAAAAAAATTATAGAAAAACCATTTTTTACAACGCTTTTCTACTCACCCCTCAATCTACCCGATTTTAAATTTGACACGCAAGACGAAGAAATTTGGGATACTATACACAGCAGCGTAAAACCCTTTCAAGAAATCATATTCTCTTTCCCAATCTTGCAAAGCACCATCAAAGATGAACACACATCAAAAATCAGTGCACCAAAATATGAACCGGCAACAATTATTTCTCTGCCAGTTAAAAATCAATCAGGGCAAAAATTAAAAACTTTAGCAAATTGTCTAACAGAATTCTTTGCCACAGAATATATTGATGACAAAGACACGAGTGGTACAAGTATTAAACTTGAAAAAACAACAAGCTTCTTATCATCGGGAAAAAATCTTATTTTCGCTTTTAAAAAATATGAATGGACAGGCACAACTATCAAAAAAATTAATACGGCAATTAACGTACCACTCACGCTACAAATTGGTACAGAAATTGGTGTCTCAACACCAATCACCTACAACTTAGTTGCTTTCATTTGCCATCGCGGAGGGGCCGGTGGTGGCGAGTACCGCGCGTACGGTTGCCTGGACGGCACCAATTGGTTCAAGTACCACGACGAAAAAGTCACTGGGCCTATTGCAGATATTCAAAAGATAGTGAACGGCAAAGAAACCTACCTGCTTTTTTATGAAATTAACGAAAAATACATAGACAAGTTACCAACGCCTGCGCCACTCAAGGGCGGCATGAGCCAACTCAAACGCGCGCTTGCCACACTCAAAACAAAATTAGTAGATTTGACACAGGAATTAGCAAAATTAGCTTAA
- a CDS encoding mechanosensitive ion channel: MRAKIIVLSLLFIFLDTPLCPMMNFFTPQKQTRLPFLTEKDAKKKQHKKVSTELEEFKKANNEKNKKIAQSIDAITKDMAELEKQKATPQSPEFLSYINKKMDVFANQKQHLILIQNTLKNIEETYEKNIQVLEKTLQFLQTPRAQGLKTVYSWQELRTAQKQAADTWQEITEEEKKKEDSNKLKNKERELITSLKKQVEINIKERDKVVAEAKVGDKKDSLVIPIQDTEDLYNQENNLLEEKISLTENKIKLIEQEVRLKENEIDLLKHQHIKQKETLAIIEDLLVLTLSDVDFAKKEFDEAQQKERKERDELDKKIKPKETEKGRLSIQQDTFRRKLNSFPDDKKDTLNYYLTESESHRINTQYAVLEKDIKLLEGKKLLAAQATQLKDLQYQLVDIRYKLSTQKLDLDEFLNKYLNLKNVAAQTLEEYKKEREKISIKQLDVGRKKEVLKLEKNKLLEKKDTLFKDQALALQTIIKRLAVIKQLLKQQVDLSNEYLVVVSALIGRQEDINHQYALIIETIERRKNYEGLWKVSPKAISFEDFKRSLLEAENFFKEFFWDTPQYLGPSVLLAAIKTINFYDILALFFFLFFFLFIYACLKIILQFMLKRATIRLTGDRKNIGFLSLNIAISLIKFGLEHLGLIFGWLFIYVHIIFDFKFIFSTISFFAKPYYISMFYLLTIPIFVYLSRELLVSLKELNRRLSFFFFAEKLQDRFLLLITFVCYSTATLLPLRRAFLSYYPDQPTIFPAVLIGAYSLVLVITVLLFFSKEDVLRLIPERYTFLIWIKQQIDAHYYPVFFFIMSLLILSNPYIGYSNLAWFLAFVVPSTALLISALFITHYYIRKYSVFLFMKEEEEEIIDKFEHAKTYYGFVVIFSFLTLTIVTFILVARIWGFAYAPADLWRLFSSELVIPVGAEHKLGLVQLVELILFIVGGFVASSLLHKFVLNKLFDILRTEPGAQNTYSRILHYAIILSASVLGFMFIHLENMFWYVGTLLSVAAGFAVKDLAADYIAGFLVLIERPIEIGNFIMLDDNEKARGTVHKIDARTTTVVNIHNHSMIIPNKDLIAKKVDNWSKGRFATGFDIKIRVDYKSDPDLTKNIITEVIQSNPTILRVPRLIVRLEDFEESALYFLARAFISTRRVKEQWTIASTIREEIFKAFKEKGIHFAFPQRVLHMEEKKFHSFDQSPPSPSSPIQFKFDSQ, translated from the coding sequence ATGCGCGCAAAAATTATTGTTCTTTCGCTTTTGTTTATCTTTTTGGACACGCCACTTTGTCCAATGATGAATTTTTTTACGCCACAAAAACAAACGCGCCTTCCTTTTTTAACGGAAAAAGACGCCAAAAAAAAACAACACAAAAAAGTTAGTACAGAACTTGAAGAATTTAAAAAAGCCAACAATGAAAAAAACAAGAAAATAGCACAGTCAATTGATGCTATTACCAAAGATATGGCCGAACTTGAAAAACAAAAAGCAACGCCACAATCGCCCGAATTTTTAAGTTATATCAATAAAAAAATGGATGTTTTTGCCAATCAAAAACAACATCTTATTCTTATTCAAAACACCTTAAAAAATATTGAGGAAACGTACGAAAAGAATATTCAAGTACTTGAAAAAACACTCCAATTTTTGCAAACACCTCGCGCACAAGGACTTAAAACGGTTTATTCGTGGCAAGAGCTGCGCACTGCACAAAAACAAGCAGCCGACACATGGCAAGAAATAACCGAAGAAGAAAAAAAGAAAGAAGATTCTAATAAGCTCAAAAACAAAGAACGCGAACTCATTACTTCGCTCAAAAAGCAAGTTGAAATTAATATAAAAGAACGCGACAAGGTGGTTGCCGAAGCAAAAGTTGGCGACAAAAAAGATTCTTTAGTTATTCCAATTCAGGACACCGAAGATTTATATAATCAAGAAAACAACCTTCTTGAAGAAAAAATCAGCCTCACCGAAAACAAAATAAAGCTTATTGAACAAGAAGTTCGGCTCAAAGAAAATGAAATAGACCTTCTTAAACATCAGCATATCAAACAAAAAGAAACACTGGCCATTATTGAAGATTTGCTGGTTTTAACACTCAGTGACGTCGATTTTGCAAAAAAAGAATTTGATGAAGCGCAACAGAAAGAGCGTAAAGAGCGCGACGAGCTCGACAAAAAAATCAAACCAAAAGAAACAGAAAAAGGGCGCCTAAGTATTCAGCAAGACACCTTCAGACGCAAACTCAATAGTTTTCCCGATGACAAAAAAGATACCCTTAATTATTACCTTACTGAAAGCGAATCACACCGCATTAACACGCAGTATGCGGTTTTAGAAAAAGACATAAAACTTCTGGAAGGCAAAAAGTTGCTAGCAGCCCAAGCAACACAGCTCAAGGATCTGCAATATCAACTGGTCGATATTCGCTATAAGCTTTCTACACAAAAGCTTGATCTTGATGAGTTTTTAAACAAATATTTAAATCTAAAAAATGTTGCTGCTCAAACATTGGAAGAATACAAAAAAGAGCGGGAAAAGATTAGCATTAAACAACTCGATGTTGGCCGCAAAAAAGAAGTTTTAAAGCTTGAAAAAAATAAGCTTCTTGAAAAAAAAGACACGCTTTTCAAAGACCAAGCGCTTGCGCTCCAAACAATAATCAAACGCCTGGCAGTAATTAAACAACTTCTTAAACAGCAAGTTGATTTAAGCAATGAGTATCTCGTTGTTGTTTCTGCATTAATTGGCAGACAAGAAGACATCAACCATCAATACGCTCTGATTATTGAAACTATTGAACGACGCAAAAATTATGAAGGTTTATGGAAAGTCTCACCAAAAGCAATTTCGTTTGAAGATTTTAAGCGCTCGTTACTTGAAGCAGAAAATTTTTTCAAAGAATTTTTCTGGGACACGCCGCAATATCTTGGACCTTCCGTTTTGCTTGCTGCCATAAAAACAATAAATTTTTATGATATTTTGGCACTCTTCTTCTTTTTGTTTTTCTTTCTATTTATTTACGCATGTCTTAAAATTATTTTGCAGTTCATGCTCAAGCGTGCCACTATTCGCTTAACTGGCGATCGCAAAAACATAGGCTTTCTCTCGCTCAATATTGCCATCTCGCTCATCAAGTTTGGCTTGGAGCATTTGGGCCTTATTTTTGGTTGGCTCTTTATTTATGTGCATATTATTTTTGATTTTAAATTCATTTTTTCTACCATAAGCTTTTTTGCAAAACCATACTATATCTCAATGTTTTACTTACTCACCATCCCTATTTTTGTTTATTTGTCACGCGAGCTTTTAGTCAGCTTAAAAGAGCTCAACCGCCGCCTCAGCTTCTTTTTCTTTGCCGAAAAATTACAAGACCGCTTCTTGCTCCTCATCACATTTGTTTGTTATTCAACAGCAACGCTGTTACCACTCAGACGCGCGTTTTTAAGTTATTATCCAGACCAACCAACCATCTTTCCAGCCGTGCTTATTGGTGCTTACTCACTTGTTTTAGTTATTACTGTCCTACTTTTTTTTAGTAAAGAAGACGTATTACGCCTTATTCCAGAGCGATATACCTTCTTGATTTGGATCAAACAACAAATTGACGCGCACTACTATCCAGTATTTTTCTTTATCATGAGCTTGCTCATTTTGTCTAACCCGTACATTGGTTATTCCAACTTGGCATGGTTCTTGGCCTTTGTAGTCCCTTCAACAGCACTCCTGATTTCGGCCTTATTTATTACGCACTACTACATTCGTAAGTACTCGGTCTTCTTGTTTATGAAAGAAGAAGAAGAAGAAATTATCGACAAATTTGAACATGCCAAAACATATTACGGCTTCGTCGTAATTTTCAGCTTTCTAACACTAACTATCGTAACCTTCATTTTAGTTGCACGGATTTGGGGCTTTGCCTACGCACCTGCAGACCTATGGCGCCTCTTTTCTTCCGAGTTGGTAATCCCAGTTGGCGCCGAACATAAACTCGGACTGGTACAACTTGTTGAACTCATTTTGTTTATTGTTGGCGGCTTTGTTGCCTCATCACTCTTGCACAAATTTGTTTTAAACAAATTATTCGACATTTTACGAACTGAACCAGGTGCTCAAAACACCTACTCGCGCATTTTGCACTATGCAATTATTTTGTCAGCATCGGTGCTTGGCTTTATGTTTATCCATCTTGAAAACATGTTTTGGTACGTTGGTACATTACTCTCGGTTGCTGCTGGTTTTGCAGTAAAAGACTTGGCTGCCGACTACATTGCAGGCTTTTTGGTGCTCATCGAACGACCTATTGAAATTGGCAACTTTATCATGCTTGATGATAATGAAAAGGCCCGAGGTACCGTACACAAAATTGATGCACGTACCACAACGGTTGTTAATATTCACAATCATTCCATGATTATTCCGAACAAAGATTTAATTGCTAAAAAAGTAGATAACTGGAGCAAAGGGCGCTTTGCCACCGGCTTTGATATTAAAATACGCGTTGACTACAAATCTGACCCCGACCTCACCAAAAATATTATTACCGAAGTTATTCAAAGCAACCCAACAATATTGCGCGTTCCACGCTTAATTGTTCGCTTGGAAGATTTTGAAGAGAGTGCATTATACTTTCTAGCCCGTGCGTTTATTAGCACACGCCGCGTGAAGGAACAGTGGACTATTGCCAGCACCATTCGTGAAGAAATTTTTAAGGCTTTCAAAGAAAAAGGCATTCACTTTGCCTTTCCACAACGCGTTTTGCATATGGAAGAAAAGAAGTTTCACTCATTTGATCAGTCTCCACCATCTCCTTCAAGCCCTATTCAATTTAAATTTGATTCTCAATGA